AGACATGAATGATAACTTCAATATGAACACGAAGTTAGTCGATCTCATATCAATCAATATTTGGCCTGAATTACAATTTTGTGCTTAAATGTTATCCGAACTTAATGAGACGGATTTTTGGGTATATTTATAAAAATAAAGTAGAATTAGGGGAGTTATGTTCGGTAGTTTTTTGAGTGGATTACATACGATTGGTTAAAAAAGGATTTTTTGGGCGGATGGGCGGAAGACGTGTGCGGATTGAATAAAATCGGTAACGGTTTATCCAACAGTGTCTGGCAGGCCTGGTGTGCAAGATGACAGTTTTAAAAACAGGCAGCAGATTATGAATCGTGCCAGACTTTTTTCTCCGTTTAAATTTTTGGCTGTTTTTCTGCTTGCCGGTTATTTAAATGGAAATGCCAGTACAACTGTCTCCGTGCCTGACACGCTTTTACTTTTAAGCGATTCTCTCAGCCACCATTCCGTGGGTGACGTTACGGGAGGAACGTTTATGCCTGAGGGCGGTTGGAAAGTGTCCGAGCCGAACAGCATGATTTTTTATGATCTGGGGACCTACATCACAAATGGTATTCTTGAAATAACGGTGGCGAATTTTGATCCCCAAGTTGAGAACACGTTTAGACGCCATCATGTGCTCTCCATGTATACCAACCAATGGGGCGAACATCACCAGATTGAACTATTAAACACCGATTGGAATTTTCATACCGGATTTAATTATTTTGACGGAGTAAAATTGCAATCGGCCACTTATGAAGAGAATAAGCAGGTTATTTTGCCGAGGAGCCAGTTGTCGTGGGACATTCACCAGACTTACCGTCTAAAATTTGTCTGGCAAAGTGATACGGTTCGGTTCTTTCGGAATGACACCCTTTTAATTAAAATCGGGCAGTCTCACTCCTTTTTGCTTCGTTATATTTTTCTCGGCCGGGATCGAACGATCAGTGGAGATTATTTTACGGATTATGAGTACCAACAATATCCGGCCATGGTGGGTCCCATTTTTTCGGATTTAGTTGTTAAAAAGATAATTGCTGATTCAAGTAACGTTTCTCTCAAAATGAACTCGTTTAAACTGGTGAGCAGATATGCCAATGCCGCGCGGCTCAAATGGGAATTATCCTCAAAGGGAATTTCACAATTGATCTACCGGTCAGTGGGATCTGTCACATGGGACAGCACGGCCATTTTGGGTCCGCCGCGCAAGGCTTTCGAGTATTCAATTGGTGGTTTAGCTCCGGCGGAAAATTATGAAGCACGAGTTATTTTGTTCAACGATGATGGCTCAACGAATGTGAGTTCCCCTGTTTATTTCCAAACAACAGATTCAGGGATTTATCTCTTTAAACCAAAACAGGATTCCTTTACGGAGGATGTCGGAATTATCGGGCCCTATCGGAATATTGCCAATATGGGATGGCTCTATTTGATGACCGGAAAATCACGGAATACGTTTCTGTTGTTTCCTTCCTTTCCCGGTGGGAAAATACCGAATCGCGCCTCTCTCCGGATGCACATTCGAAATAAGCAGGGAACTATTTCGGATATTTGCGTGAGTCGGGTCTATTCGCCGTGGAAGGAGTCATCCATTACCTGGGAATCACAGCCGCAAATTGAAGACAGTTGTCTCTCGGAAGTCCGTGGAGACAACCTTATGCCGGGTACCTGGTTGACAATCCCCTTACATTTAGAGTCCTTTACAGACAGTACATTGAATCTTGCACTCACTACAAGGGATACCGGGTGGGTATCCTTTGATTCAAGAGAATCTCTGGCCAATCAACCGGAGCTTATTCTTGATTACGGAAGTGAACAGAGGGTGAAAATTGAGCTTTTTTCGCCTCCGCCCAATTACAAAACCCGCTATCCCATTCTTAACGTCAGCGGAAAAGTGTCAGACTCCGATGTGATAAGTGTTACGATAAATGGTACCCTTTGTGTCCCGAATGATGACAGCACGTTTGCAGGCCAGATTCATTTGCACGAGGGCGGCAATCTGATTCAGGTAACAGCAGTCGATTTTTTCGGAGATGTTACACAGGACACATTGTTTGTCACATTGGATACAACCCCGCCCTCTCTGGTAAATCAGTCTGTCCCTCTGATCACGGCATCCAGTGCAACCCTCTCCTGGGATACCAATGAACCCTCAAGGGGTTTTGTAAGCTACGGACTCTCAACTGGGAGGGAAGATACGTTGCGGATGGATTCCTCCTTTACAACCTCTCATAAGCTGAACCTGATCAATCTGATTCCGAAATCAGATTATAAATATTATATTTATGTTTCAGATTCTTTGGGGAATTTGGGGGTATGGGGACCCTACGATTTTGTTACGAAAGAAGCAAATCAACTGAAAGTCTCCCTCACATTTGATTATTTCGGAGATTCAACGAAGGTGATTGATCGTGTCCTGGTTAATTTTTATGCCGATGGACAGAAAGTGAAAGTTGATACGGCAGCGAATGGAAGCGTGAACGAATCGAATGTGATTTTTAAAAACACGTGTGAATTAAACTGGGTAAAAAGCGATTCTCTTTCTTCCAATTCAGCTATCCACATGTATGACGCCGCCCTTACAGCCCTGTATTCGATTGGACGCATGCAATTGGATTCTTTACAAAGGATCGCAGCCGATGTGGATGTAGGGGGTTCGATAACCATGTACGATGCCGCCCAGATTGCCCGTTTTTCTGTGGGTTTGTCTGTTCCGAAATCGTCCCATGTTGGGCAATGGAAATTCCTCCCGGACAGCCTGGTTATAACCAGCCCGGAAACGCTCAAGTGCAATTGTAGGGTCACGGGAATTCTTTTGGGTGATGTTCATAAAGACTGGCAATCGGAGTCGCATCTGGTTAAAACGGTCAATTCCCCGGGAGACAAGTGGGTGGCACAGCAGGTGACACTCAATAGAGATACCTTAGTCATCAATATTCCCCTTAATGTTGGGGATAAAAGAAATCATTTTTCATTTTTGGCGAATGTGGATTACGGCCCGGCCGATTTGAAGTTTTTGGGCTACTCGGAATACGGATCGACAAAGATAAATATCTTTCAAAATCCAACCCAATCCGGCCTAAAAATTGGGGGATTTAGCACCCGTCCGATCAATGGGAATTCGGTTCGGCTCCGATTTTTGAATGGCGCCCAGGGGAATTCTGTGAAAATACAAGGATTGAGGGTACTGATTGATGGCGAGAAAATAATTGATGCAGCTCAAATAAATGTGGAGAAAGAAAAGAGGCCTGGGCCTCATACGTTTGAATTGTTTCAGAATTATCCCAATCCGTTTAATGGAAATACACAAATACAATATGTACTCCCCCAGAAAGGATGGGTCACTCTTGTAATTTTTAACCAAAGGGGAGAAGCGGTAAAACATATTTTGAAAAAGGAAATGCCTGCAGGGATGCACAAGGTCTTTTGGAATGGAACAAATGATTTGGGACGAAAAATATCCTCGGGATTATATTTTATGCGGCTAACTTACAACGGACAACAGAAAATAACCAAGCTATTGTATATTAAATGAGT
This sequence is a window from Calditrichota bacterium. Protein-coding genes within it:
- a CDS encoding DNRLRE domain-containing protein; amino-acid sequence: MNRARLFSPFKFLAVFLLAGYLNGNASTTVSVPDTLLLLSDSLSHHSVGDVTGGTFMPEGGWKVSEPNSMIFYDLGTYITNGILEITVANFDPQVENTFRRHHVLSMYTNQWGEHHQIELLNTDWNFHTGFNYFDGVKLQSATYEENKQVILPRSQLSWDIHQTYRLKFVWQSDTVRFFRNDTLLIKIGQSHSFLLRYIFLGRDRTISGDYFTDYEYQQYPAMVGPIFSDLVVKKIIADSSNVSLKMNSFKLVSRYANAARLKWELSSKGISQLIYRSVGSVTWDSTAILGPPRKAFEYSIGGLAPAENYEARVILFNDDGSTNVSSPVYFQTTDSGIYLFKPKQDSFTEDVGIIGPYRNIANMGWLYLMTGKSRNTFLLFPSFPGGKIPNRASLRMHIRNKQGTISDICVSRVYSPWKESSITWESQPQIEDSCLSEVRGDNLMPGTWLTIPLHLESFTDSTLNLALTTRDTGWVSFDSRESLANQPELILDYGSEQRVKIELFSPPPNYKTRYPILNVSGKVSDSDVISVTINGTLCVPNDDSTFAGQIHLHEGGNLIQVTAVDFFGDVTQDTLFVTLDTTPPSLVNQSVPLITASSATLSWDTNEPSRGFVSYGLSTGREDTLRMDSSFTTSHKLNLINLIPKSDYKYYIYVSDSLGNLGVWGPYDFVTKEANQLKVSLTFDYFGDSTKVIDRVLVNFYADGQKVKVDTAANGSVNESNVIFKNTCELNWVKSDSLSSNSAIHMYDAALTALYSIGRMQLDSLQRIAADVDVGGSITMYDAAQIARFSVGLSVPKSSHVGQWKFLPDSLVITSPETLKCNCRVTGILLGDVHKDWQSESHLVKTVNSPGDKWVAQQVTLNRDTLVINIPLNVGDKRNHFSFLANVDYGPADLKFLGYSEYGSTKINIFQNPTQSGLKIGGFSTRPINGNSVRLRFLNGAQGNSVKIQGLRVLIDGEKIIDAAQINVEKEKRPGPHTFELFQNYPNPFNGNTQIQYVLPQKGWVTLVIFNQRGEAVKHILKKEMPAGMHKVFWNGTNDLGRKISSGLYFMRLTYNGQQKITKLLYIK